From Leishmania donovani BPK282A1 complete genome, chromosome 34, the proteins below share one genomic window:
- a CDS encoding Unc104-like kinesin, putative, with product MSLFLSSRSLDDCLTPHPSLCSPSRCSFHASRSTCNQLTRTAHTHTHTHTHTYTRKRTHARFILAGLPRRTSVGHVRQGRRAVSPDERA from the coding sequence ATGTCCCTCTTCCTgtcctctcgctcgctcgaTGATTGCCTCACtccccatccctctctctgttctccCTCCCGATGCTCCTTTCACGCTTCCCGCTCGACGTGCAACCAACTAacacgcacagcacacacacacacacacacacacacacacacatacacacgcaaacgcacacacgcgcgctttATTTTGGCTGGGCTCCCACGCAGAACGTCTGTTGGCCATGTCCGTCAAGGTCGCCGTGCGGTGTCGCCCGATGAGCGAGCCTGA